The Thermosynechococcus sp. HN-54 DNA segment ATCGAGCCGTGCTGCTCGCTGGGCGGGCACAACCCCAAAAAAGAGACCAATACTGCCGGACACGCCGACCGCAAGAGCCACAGCAACGGGTGCAACCCCGGCTTCTAAGGGGGTCAGCATGGCCACCAGCATCACACCACCTACGCCCACTCCCGTGCCAATGAGGCCACCGAGAGCCGAGAGGATTATCGCCTCAATCATAAACTGTGCCAGTATATCCTGCTGTGTGGCGCCAATGGCTTTGCGCAGACCAATTTCTTGGGTACGCTCCGTCACGGACACCAGCATAATGTTCATGATGCCAATGCCCCCCACCAGCAGGGAAATGCCGGCGATCGCCGCCAACATCAAGGTCAGGGCATTGCTGATATTGCCGATAATTTGCAGGGCTTCCTTTTGGGTTTGAATCGTAAAATCGTCCTCATCAACAATTTGATGCCGCAGCCGCAGTAGGTTGGTAATCTGAAACTTGGCTGCATCAATGCTTTGCTCATCGCGGGCAGACACCGAGATAAAGGTTAGGGAAATCCCATAGGGGGAGCGCTGCCCCACAATGCGGGAAGACATCGTACTAATGGGGATATAGGCCGCCTCGTCCTGATTGTTGCCAAGGAAGGCGCCCTTTTCGGCCATGACGCCAATCACCTCAAAGGAAAGATTCTTAATCCGCACCTGCTGCCCCACCGGATTTTCGTTGATAAAGAGCTTTTTCGCCAAGTCAGAGCCTAGAATGACGACGCGGCGATGCCGTTCCACATCTTCATTCGAGATAAAACGTCCCTGTGCCACTGTAAAATTGCGCACCGAGGGAAATGTCGGTGTCGTTCCCACAATCAGCACATTTGTATTGCGTCCGCGATAGGTCACCCGTTGCTGCACTTGGATTTGCGGTGCTACCTCTTTAACCGTGGGCACTTGGGTGGCGATCGCCTCGGCATCCTCAAGGACAAGGGTTTGGGGTATATCAAACGTGCGGTTGCGGGCTTGGGGCGTACCGGGGACGATAAAGAGGGTATTCGGACCGAGGGATTCAAACTGACTGGCAGCATAGCGCTGTGCCCCTTGACCCACGCCCACCATGGTAATCACCGCTGCATTGCCAATAATAATCCCCAGCATTGTCAGCCCACTGCGGAGCCGGTTGGCCTTGAGGGTGGCGATCGCCATGCGCACACTTTCGCCAATATCCATGATCACTGCGCCGACAACGACTTTTTTACTCTAACTTGCGACGGCGAGAAGGGTGAGGCGGTTCATGGCTGCGGCAGGGGAATGCTTTTGCCGTTGAAGTGATTCATCGCCGCCTCCACCCCAGACTGAATGCTCAACTCAATGGCATCCACGGCAAGGTCAAGCACAGCGGGTAAAATCGCTAGTTCAGCAGCCGAAAAATGCCCCAAAACAAAGGGCACAGCATTGCGCGGCCCCGCCTGTTGCTTCAGGCGATCGCCAAAGGCAATGCCCACCTTGAGGCGGGGAAACTGTTGGGAATGACAGTGTTGAATAATTGACTTAATGCCGTTGTGTCCGCCTGTCGAGCCACTCAAGCGCAAGCGCACCCGCCCTAGGGGCAAATCGGCATCATCATAGACCACAAGGGTTCGCTCTAGGGGTAGTTTGTAAAAATTCAACAGGGCATGGAGAGACTGCCCAGAGCTATTCATGTAGGTGGT contains these protein-coding regions:
- the pth gene encoding aminoacyl-tRNA hydrolase — its product is MVLQPCVIVGLGNPGAEYATTRHNIGFRVLDALAQRHNIQLTPQRRFLGEVGEALIQGQKVRLLKPTTYMNSSGQSLHALLNFYKLPLERTLVVYDDADLPLGRVRLRLSGSTGGHNGIKSIIQHCHSQQFPRLKVGIAFGDRLKQQAGPRNAVPFVLGHFSAAELAILPAVLDLAVDAIELSIQSGVEAAMNHFNGKSIPLPQP
- a CDS encoding ABC transporter permease, which encodes MDIGESVRMAIATLKANRLRSGLTMLGIIIGNAAVITMVGVGQGAQRYAASQFESLGPNTLFIVPGTPQARNRTFDIPQTLVLEDAEAIATQVPTVKEVAPQIQVQQRVTYRGRNTNVLIVGTTPTFPSVRNFTVAQGRFISNEDVERHRRVVILGSDLAKKLFINENPVGQQVRIKNLSFEVIGVMAEKGAFLGNNQDEAAYIPISTMSSRIVGQRSPYGISLTFISVSARDEQSIDAAKFQITNLLRLRHQIVDEDDFTIQTQKEALQIIGNISNALTLMLAAIAGISLLVGGIGIMNIMLVSVTERTQEIGLRKAIGATQQDILAQFMIEAIILSALGGLIGTGVGVGGVMLVAMLTPLEAGVAPVAVALAVGVSGSIGLFFGVVPAQRAARLDPIVALRSV